The DNA window GATTTCTGAGACTTtgacatgacatgaaatgaCGTTCATCATTCTAGTTCTGCAAGTGGGctaattatttcatatttcaagATACAGCCACTCTTATTATGCGTTTTTAAATAGAGGATAGAAATGACATTATCTTATAATAGACATTTATAATATCTACGTTTTAAAAAATCAGCATCAGAAGCCcttactgtctttatttattattattatttgtaaacGTGTCACAGGTTTCATTTCATTCTCACACGATGATGCTGATAAAAACCCTGTGACACACTTGAACGTGATTGGTTGGTGTGCTGTAATGTGATTGGTCCGTGCTGACACGGTGGGCGTGGCGAGACGTCAATGTTTTGTAGTCTGTATCCGCATCGAGGATCCGCAACGTGATTTTCTgccattgatttgtttttccatcgTTTCCCCCCCGCTGCTATCACAACACTATGCACCTGCCTTTATTATGGGGAATCACTAGCAGGTGAAACACGGAAGAAACCGAGGAAACAGCCGGGATGGCAGGCGCCTTTGGCTTCAAAGGCTGCCAGAAAATCCGCGGTCCGCAGATCAGAAATCTGCTAGAAGCGAAGGACTTCTTCCTCTTCGACTGCGACGGGGTCATATGGCACGGAGAGAAGGCCATATCAGGGGCGGCCAAAGTGGTGAATTCGCTGATCCGCCACGGGAAGAATGTGGTGTTCGTCACCAACAACTGCACCAGGCCCCGGGAGAATTACGTGCACAAGTTTTACCGGCTGGGCTTCACCGACGTGATGCTGGAGCAGATCTTCAGCTCGTCCTACTGCTCCGCTCTCTACCTGAGGGACGTGGTCAAGGTCCGCGGACAGGTGTTTGTCATCGGCTGCGACGGCCTCCGCAGGGAGCTGCAGGAGGCGGACATCCCCTGCGTGGAGGAGGCGGACGACCCGGATGCCACCATCTACGACTGCGCCCTGGCTCCGGACGTCAAGGCGGTGCTGGTGGGACACGATGATAAACTGACTTTTCTCAAACTGGCCAAAGCTTCGTGCTACCTGCGGGACCCGGACTGTCTGTTCCTGGCTACCGACAACGACCCCTGGCACCCCCTGTCAGGTGGACGGATTCTGCCAGGTATGGTGATCGGTTCAATCCAGTCCGTGGTGGTTTAGGTCTGCACAGTGCTGCACATTTCACCATCCtagtgtttctgcatgtttgtttacaCTCTGGTCAAAGAGCCAGAGGGGTCTGGGGGTCAAAGCTTTCTTGATACTGCTGCATCACATGTTTATTGTAaggtattcatttatttaagatCTAGTGGTTTGAATATGTGTAAGTAACTTGTCCACTGGGATGGATCAACTGTTCTCACTCTCTGTGCATTTTTATATACCCTATGATTTCCACTTCCCATGAGCAGCTTggttattaaaatatatttagccTACCACCAAGTACCAATCAGTATCTTTGCTGAACTGCCATGTGGCTGTCGGGTTTACACATTTATGTAGGGAGGATTATGCCTTAAATAAGTGCAACATGCACAGAATAATCAAAGACTGGAgatagtttaaatgtttaacccTTAAGAGAAGGTGCTATTAGGACATTTGGTTGCTCTAACACGGCTGCTTTCCTGGTGTCCTGTCCCCACCTAATAGTTAGTAAAATATTCCAAACATTAAGTAATAATAAAGCATCTGCCTGAAGGGCCTTAGCTTTAGCAGAAGTACATTGTCAGACAAATAGATACTTCTAAATGAATCTGACACAACTCTGAGGGCAGATTTCAGTTTTGCAAATTCAGAGAAAGTGTTACCTGATTTTCATGCTGCACTGAAACTAAGTGAAACCAGTAGCCAATTCAGTAATGTAAACAGGCGGATGATGGTAATAAAGTAGAGTTAATGGTGAGAGCGTGTCGGTGTAAGACCTTTTAAAATATTGCTCTCCTCTTTACCTCCTGGCAGGATCTGGGTCTCTCACTGCAGCCCTGGAGGTGGCCTCTGGTCGTAAGGCCACTGTGATCGGCAAGCCCAGCCGCTTCATGTTTGAGTGCATCTC is part of the Anabas testudineus chromosome 9, fAnaTes1.2, whole genome shotgun sequence genome and encodes:
- the pdxp gene encoding pyridoxal phosphate phosphatase, which encodes MAGAFGFKGCQKIRGPQIRNLLEAKDFFLFDCDGVIWHGEKAISGAAKVVNSLIRHGKNVVFVTNNCTRPRENYVHKFYRLGFTDVMLEQIFSSSYCSALYLRDVVKVRGQVFVIGCDGLRRELQEADIPCVEEADDPDATIYDCALAPDVKAVLVGHDDKLTFLKLAKASCYLRDPDCLFLATDNDPWHPLSGGRILPGSGSLTAALEVASGRKATVIGKPSRFMFECISSQFRGVDPAQCLMVGDRLETDMLFGSNCGLDTMLTLTGVSQIEEAQEYRNSELTTNHSLVPDYVVDTIADFLPAFEELDEQSN